CGATAAAGTCCAAAATAGATTGCCGGTTATCATCCCAATACCCATCTAGAGTAGAGGTGTTTGGCCATTTTATGCTACTGATTTCGGCGGTTAGTTCGATGTTGTTTGTAAAGCCATAATTCCAATCCTGCATACTACCGGTAATCACATACCAGGCTGCTCCGTTTGTGATCCCGTTGTCGAATTCATTGCTGTTGTACATAGGCAGGTTTTGCGAGGAGTAGGTGAGGGACATATCAATAATCATCTGATTATCCGGTGTGAGGGCGTGAGTGTAATCCCAAGGGTAGTTTAGCACCAGGGCACCGCCATGAAAATTTATACCGATGCAGAAATTGTGGTCTTGACTAAAGTCCATCATGGCAACGTTCTCCGTGGCAGTAGGGTAGCCATCCGGATTTGTGATACCATTGGGCATGGGGAAATTCCGGTTCAAATCGATTCCCGCTGCATTGTATCTTTCGCCGTTCACATAGCCGTCAGGATTCATCAAAGGAGCTATCCATAGCTCGGTATTGTTTACCAGTTCGGTAATCACCGGGTCGATATTGTAATTCTCGGTAAGGTGTTTAATCAAGCGCAACATCATCACATAGCCTACGGTCTCGTCGCCGTGAATACTGGCAACCAATTTAACTTCTGGTTCTGCTTCATTCACAGTCACATTATCCGAGATTTTCATGAAGTAAAGGGGATTACCCTGTATGGAAGTGCCATACTGCTCCAGATGGCAGATATTCGGAAAGGATGATGCTCTTGTCTGCATAAAATTGATGTATTGCGGTATGCTGTAGTATTCGTTGATCAGCGTATTGGATTTCCAGGCGGTATCACGGAGCTGTTCATAGTATTCCCGGGAGGGATCGGGGATACGTTGGGCATCTAAGCCCAGAGACTTCAATAAATCATACTCGGTATCGTTCCGAACATAAGCGATGATGGTGCCGTTGTGTCTGGTTACGCTGTCTATGCTGATATTTAGTGCGATTATCTGCTTCACATCCTGATCCAAGTTCCAGCTTTGAATACGTACCGGGTAGGCAAATAGCGAAGCAAGACCAAGAAGAGACAGCGCAAGCAAGATATAGTTCTTCATTTAAGTTCCTTTTATATATAATCCTAATGGATGATATCGTACAATTATTAAGCAATTTTGCAGCCGATTACCAAAAAAAAGCCAGGTGGCAGCGCACACATCTGAGATTGCTTAATGCTGCTTCGTTCCCGACCTGACATGATTCACATTCAGACATTGGCTGTACCTGGCGTGAGCAGCACATATCCGCAGCGGTTTTTTGTCAATCACAAAGATGCCTGGGCATTTGTGATGCTAGAGGAATTACGTTGTAATGCCCTTTGTGTAGGGGGGATGCAAATTTGTCCCAGTCTTGTCCGCTATATAGTGTATGAAGGAAGTAAATTCCGGGGATCTTTGCTGTGAATAGTGTGTATAAATAGTGTGAGAAAAAATGTAGAGGGGATAATGGAGGTGGGGATTAGAACACAATGCTCAGGTTTATGGAACTGCGCCAATCAATCTCCTTGAAATCTTCAGATATGGGGCTTAAGCTTAATTCCACATAACTCCCATTGTCGAAAGTCCAATAAGTACCTGCAGTGAGGGAGTATTCTTTCCATGTACCCCAGCTATACCGCGGGGCGAGGCTGTAGTAAAAAGTATCAATATCGTGTTTGATGGTAAGTCCGGCAAGATAGCGGCGGTTTTTGCTGCGAATATTGTAGTATTCTCCCTGCTTCTCCCCGTATTGGTTTTCTTCGTAAGAGAAATTGATATCGCTGAGGAATGCTGAACCGGAATGGCTTCGATAGGGCAAAGCAAGCCAATATTCATCGCCCGCCCGGGCTACGTAGGGGTAACTATCGAAGACTAGTTTGTAGCTGCAGCTCAACTGTCGATACAGTTTGTCGGTGCGGGAATTCTTATAATGGTAATCGGTATAATCTGTGCGAACTTGATAAGCTTGAACGAAGGCGAGGCGATCACCAAAGAGAATTTCTGCTTCCGGATTGAAGGTGAAGCTTTCCAGGCTGTGGTTGTTGGCAGAAAGTAAGGCGTTCATATAGATATCGTCTCGCATAGAGTAATAAAACCAGTTTGACATGCGCAGAAAATCGTGATAATAATGCTTCCAGCCCAGGCGGGCACTTCTGGTACGAAGATCGTTGTCCCAGTATTCATTGGAAGGGAAGCTGGTACGTTGCAGGACGATGCCCATACCTACAAAGAGAGAATCCTGCGGACTGTATTCCCAGCCCGATATTGCATTGAGAATGCGATTTTCGATATGACGGGTGTTTTGTTCGATATTGAAATCCTTGATGGAGATATTGTGGGCAGCATTGAGTTTCAGATTCAAGGTAGGCAGTATCTTGTAGTTTATGGCCAGATCAAGGGCATTGTAGAATTCTCCGTTGTTGCGGATCGTGTTCTCTCTTAACCTGATGCGTTTCTCCGTATAGTTTTCTCCAAGGCTGAGGATTATTTTTGAGTGAGGTGTGTATTGCAGAGTACCGAAAACATTCATACCGTGGCGTTTTTGTTCATCATGTTTTTGGTAAATGCTGCGTTCATCTTCTAAGCTATGACTGATGGTGTAGATATCGTCCAACCGGTGATCAAGGTTGATTCCGCTTTCCCAATCAATCTTGTCGGATGCGGCGTTGAAATCCAAAGCAGCACGGATGTAACGGTAGGATTCCCAGTTCATTTCTTTGGCCTCCACATTTCCCCTGAGACCGGCAGAGACGGCTGAACCTTCGTAGCGGTAGGAGGCATCGGAAGCAAGCTGAAATCCATCACTACTGCGATAGTTATCGTGCAGATAGCGGTCTTGTTCGTTGCGGATAAGGCCATGAGCCTGTAATCCCAGAAGAAGGCTATCCAAGGGGGACCAAAACAGTCCATAACCCAGTTTTCCGTTTTTATTGATGTAGGCTGTGGGCTCCAGATCGCTGGAATCGAAATAAGACTCGTAGTCCATCAGGAATGTGTGGGTAAGGTGGTTTCGGGAGTATGATAGAGAGCTACCGAGCATGGAACGGCGAGTTTCCTGATTGAAATTCATCCGGTCTTCCCAGGAGCTTTGTCCATAAATGTTCACACCTGTGTTTGCATACGGATTCATAGAATATTGCAGAATTGATTCCAAGAGGCGAACATTGTCGCTATTGTAATGATAGAATTCAATACCGCTGGATTGAGCGCAAAGAGAAGCGCTACAGCTCAGCCACAGTATCGCTAAGACGAATGAACTCTTTTTCATCCAGAGTCTCCGCACGACGGTTGAAATCTATGGCAGTCCGTTGTTCCAAATAATCCATCTCTTTTTTCCCTACCAGGAAAACCAGATTGTTTCTTAGTGTTTTGCGGCGATGAGCAAAAGCAGCATTGATAACATTATTGAAGCATTGGGGATTGGCAATGTAGGGCACTTCTTTGCGGGTTTGCATAATGATCACTGCCGAATCCACCTTCGGAACCGGCTCAAAGCACTCCCGCTTTACCATAAAGGCGGTTTTGATGTCGTAACAAAGACCCAGCTTGATAGTAAGAGGACCATAATCCTTCTTTCCGGGTTTAGCAGAAAGGCGTTGAGCTACTTCCTTCTGGACCATCAGAACCAGATGGTGGAAATGTATGTGATGCTCCTGTATGAGATAAAGCAGGGGAGATGTGATCTGGTAAGGGATGTTTGCAATGATCTTGAGGGGTGAGTATCCCAGTGCGATTTGTTGTGGCCAGTTGAGTCGTAGAATGTCCGTGAGGATAAGTTGCATGTTGTCACCGAAACGTTCATGGAGCAGGTTTGACATGCGTTTATCCAGTTCAAAAGCTTCCAGAACAGCACCTCGTGAAATAATCTCATGGCTTAGAATACCGGGTCCGGGACCGATCTCCCATATTCTTTCGCCAGGTGAGATGTCACCCAAATCCGCAATCTGGGACGCTAATGCGGGATCCTTGAGAAAATGCTGTCCGAGTTCTTTTATTGCTTTCAAAATTAGTAGCAGTAATAAGAAAGGGAGAGCAGCGCTCTCCCAAACCTAGTGTGAGATTTTAGGCCTCAAGCTTTTCGGCTGGAGTGCTTTTGCAGACCTTACAGACCTTGATGGCCTTCTCGGCGCTTTTTATTTCGTACATCAGCTTTACACCGGTACGATGGCAGTGAGGGCATTCGCCGCGACCATGATCAGGCATGGATCTGAGGGTTTTGCCACGGTTATTCTTCGCCATGTGGAACTCCTTATATTCATTACTCTATAAATATCTTACGATAATACCACAATTGACGAAGGGCTCATGTAGTCAATGATTATTTTTGGAAGAGCTCATTAACCAGCTCGTCCGGCTCTAAACGAAAGTGAGATTTTTTTCCTTCGAAAAAGTGATGTGCTCTTATCAAGTGTATATTTAGAGCGGAGTATGTGAAGCTCTTGCCGGATCTGGTATTGGTTACGGTGGTGTAGCTCTTGCGATATATACCCTGATGCATAAATGGACAGGGTAGATATCCGCGCACAACTTCAGTTTCCACCTCGTAAATACCATCAACAACCGTATTACTCTCGAAAGCATCAA
The Candidatus Cloacimonadota bacterium genome window above contains:
- the rsmA gene encoding 16S rRNA (adenine(1518)-N(6)/adenine(1519)-N(6))-dimethyltransferase RsmA codes for the protein MKAIKELGQHFLKDPALASQIADLGDISPGERIWEIGPGPGILSHEIISRGAVLEAFELDKRMSNLLHERFGDNMQLILTDILRLNWPQQIALGYSPLKIIANIPYQITSPLLYLIQEHHIHFHHLVLMVQKEVAQRLSAKPGKKDYGPLTIKLGLCYDIKTAFMVKRECFEPVPKVDSAVIIMQTRKEVPYIANPQCFNNVINAAFAHRRKTLRNNLVFLVGKKEMDYLEQRTAIDFNRRAETLDEKEFIRLSDTVAEL